One Microbacterium marinum genomic window carries:
- a CDS encoding thioredoxin family protein, protein MATIDLTGETFGGTVAGEGIVLVDFWAAWCGPCRAFAPVFEAASERHPDVVFSKVDTEAEVGLATANRITSIPTLMVIRDGVLVYKQPGALPEPQLELLISKARELDMDDVRWQIAESSTAA, encoded by the coding sequence ATGGCAACGATCGATCTGACCGGCGAGACCTTCGGCGGTACGGTTGCGGGCGAAGGCATCGTCCTCGTGGATTTCTGGGCGGCCTGGTGCGGGCCCTGCCGCGCGTTCGCCCCCGTGTTCGAGGCCGCGTCGGAACGCCACCCCGACGTCGTTTTTTCGAAGGTCGACACCGAAGCGGAAGTTGGGCTCGCCACAGCGAACCGCATCACCTCCATTCCCACGCTCATGGTCATCCGTGACGGCGTCTTGGTTTACAAGCAGCCCGGCGCTCTCCCCGAACCTCAGCTCGAGCTTCTGATCAGCAAGGCCCGCGAACTCGACATGGACGACGTGCGCTGGCAGATCGCCGAATCGTCCACCGCCGCCTGA
- a CDS encoding metal-sensitive transcriptional regulator — protein sequence MSAAETPIAEFAHDAEAKRKVVNRLKRAQGQLAAVIAAVESDAHCRDVVQQLAAVSKALDRAGFLVISTALRDCMTAPDADGVSTPDELEKLFLSLA from the coding sequence ATGAGCGCAGCCGAGACCCCCATCGCAGAGTTCGCCCACGACGCCGAGGCCAAGCGAAAAGTCGTCAACCGTCTCAAGCGCGCTCAGGGTCAGCTCGCCGCGGTCATCGCTGCCGTGGAGAGCGACGCGCACTGTCGCGACGTCGTCCAGCAGCTCGCCGCCGTCTCCAAGGCCCTCGACCGGGCGGGGTTCCTCGTCATCTCCACCGCGCTGCGCGACTGCATGACCGCCCCCGACGCAGACGGCGTCAGCACCCCGGATGAGCTGGAGAAGCTCTTCCTATCTCTCGCCTGA